A region from the Ptychodera flava strain L36383 chromosome 10, AS_Pfla_20210202, whole genome shotgun sequence genome encodes:
- the LOC139142323 gene encoding uncharacterized protein, whose protein sequence is MQGFASVAVNLALIAFMLTTCLPDEVVAEYSFRCDVCKTARRLTNGIQHVANGFSGVINKAFNDDNVAYLRIAFDLLSRDKASSTAWLNLDSFFASLHGPTVAYSTFGVSVIYLVDELCLSSEIQQSFERHSHLQLRLNGIRNAFFKEETLILEFASRLSSDSPFAWKASDLEILKNVQNLVKEVKGLLGDIHREISIAHSQKMKAEEQTVATTNIGALGGALLLTGTTILTGGVSLPMTALYVTAGAGFGGLTGMAVGYANIRATTQLLQDLQDLKTQAEELYKGIDKVHHMLLLLNTSTWESYRASLVAYFTEIFASIRAILT, encoded by the exons ATGCAGGGATTTGCATCCGTTGCAGTTAACTTGGCGCTAATAGCGTTTATGCTGACAACGTGCTTGCCAGACGAGGTCGTTGCAGAATACAGTTTTAGATGTGATGTTTGCAAGACTGCAAGGCGTCTTACCAATGGTATTCAGCATGTTGCCAATGGCTTCTCTGGAGTAATCAACAAAGCCTTCAATGATGATAATGTCGCTTATCTAAGAATCGCCTTCGACTTGTTGAGCAGAGATAAAGCTTCATCTACAGCGTGGCTGAATTTAGATAGCTTCTTCGCATCCCTACATGGCCCGACAGTGGCCTACTCCACGTTCGGCGTGAGTGTGATCTACCTCGTCGACGAACTCTGTCTCAGCTCGGAAATACAGCAGAGTTTTGAACGCCATTCCCATCTGCAACTGCGACTCAATGGCATCCGGAACGCATTTTTCAAAGAGGAGACTTTGATACTGGAGTTCGCCTCCAGATTGTCCAGTGATTCTCCTTTTGCCTGGAAGGCGTCGGACttggaaattctgaaaaatgtgCAGAATCTTGTCAAAGAAGTTAAAGGTTTGCTTGGCGACATTCATCGAGAGATATCCATTGCACACTCCCAAAAAATGAAAGCAGAAGAACAAACTGTCGCAACGACGAACATTGGTGCGCTAGGCGGCGCCCTTCTTCTCACAG GCACTACTATACTGACTGGTGGTGTGTCCCTACCTATGACGGCGTTGTATGTAACTGCAGGAGCTGGCTTTGGAGGACTGACTGGCATGGCAGTTGGATATGCTAACATACGGGCGACTACCCAG CTGCTGCAAGATCTACAGGATCTGAAAACGCAAGCCGAAGAGCTGTACAAAGGTATTGACAAAGTGCATCATATGCTGCTGCTATTAAACACATCGACGTGGGAATCTTACAGAGCGTCACTCGTTGCTTACTTCACGGAAATATTTGCGTCAATCAGGGCGATCTTAACCTAG